The Haloarchaeobius sp. HME9146 genome includes a region encoding these proteins:
- a CDS encoding endonuclease/exonuclease/phosphatase family protein translates to MTELRVATFNCRYDTPYDGPDAWPNRREQVVDLLADIDADLFGVQEATPHQFDYLQDQLPGYEWFGVGRKGGEEGEHVPVAYRPEKVEALETGAFWLSPTPDEVSVGWDAAYPRVATWLSAEVDGQPLRFLATHFDHEGIEARYESARLLRDTFLTGEGPELVVGDFNATPQSRPVTQLTAGGLRTAREAAATVEGPQGTFHQFDGHADDRIDYIFTSDDFAVSRFETVISRAPYPSDHWPVVADLVF, encoded by the coding sequence ATGACGGAACTCCGCGTGGCGACGTTCAACTGCCGGTACGATACACCCTACGACGGCCCGGACGCCTGGCCGAATCGGCGCGAACAGGTGGTCGACCTGCTCGCCGACATCGACGCGGACCTGTTCGGGGTACAGGAGGCGACGCCCCACCAGTTCGACTACCTGCAGGACCAGCTCCCGGGCTACGAGTGGTTCGGCGTCGGTCGGAAAGGTGGCGAAGAGGGAGAACACGTCCCGGTCGCCTACCGCCCGGAGAAGGTCGAGGCGCTCGAGACGGGCGCGTTTTGGCTCTCGCCCACGCCAGACGAGGTGAGCGTCGGCTGGGACGCGGCATACCCCCGCGTGGCCACCTGGCTCAGCGCCGAGGTCGATGGACAGCCCCTGCGGTTCCTGGCGACTCACTTCGACCACGAGGGCATCGAAGCCCGGTACGAGAGCGCTCGACTGCTTCGTGATACCTTCCTGACCGGGGAGGGACCCGAACTCGTCGTGGGCGATTTCAACGCGACACCGCAGTCCCGCCCCGTGACTCAACTCACGGCAGGCGGGCTCCGGACCGCCCGGGAGGCCGCGGCGACGGTCGAAGGACCACAGGGGACCTTCCACCAGTTCGACGGCCACGCCGACGACCGCATCGACTACATCTTCACCAGCGACGACTTCGCCGTCTCCCGATTCGAGACGGTCATCAGTCGTGCACCGTATCCCTCCGACCACTGGCCAGTCGTCGCGGACCTGGTTTTCTGA
- a CDS encoding ArsR family transcriptional regulator → MSDEAETVPETREAFALLGHDIRLEILLALLDRWRAAQTEPQGYSDLMRAVEMQDSGKFNYHLGRLRGVYLRKTADGYVPTASSTALHRAVLANRPTESVSRHEFATSVACPECDGPTTLRYDREFFSLRCPACDELVGGFTYPFPKNGLRNRTDEVVFETVYDRARTQVGLARRGQCPDCAGTTTVTVDPESIDREGAFPVGISCETCTWVVESGFYLPLLSHTRVAAGLLEIGLPVEDAYHWNLPTPTTTVVRTDPLELELRVDGPEGTTTIVVDGTLAVTSVTTSRDHGPR, encoded by the coding sequence ATGTCGGACGAAGCGGAGACCGTCCCCGAGACCCGGGAGGCGTTCGCCCTCCTCGGCCACGACATCCGGCTCGAGATACTGCTGGCGCTGCTGGACCGGTGGCGCGCCGCCCAGACGGAGCCACAGGGCTACTCGGACCTGATGCGGGCGGTCGAGATGCAGGACAGTGGGAAGTTCAACTACCACCTCGGCCGCCTCCGGGGCGTCTACCTGCGGAAGACGGCAGACGGCTACGTTCCGACGGCCAGCTCGACGGCGCTCCACCGGGCGGTGCTGGCCAACCGGCCGACCGAGTCCGTGTCACGACACGAGTTCGCCACCAGCGTGGCCTGTCCCGAGTGTGATGGGCCGACGACGCTCAGGTACGACCGGGAGTTCTTCTCGCTTCGCTGCCCGGCGTGTGACGAACTCGTCGGCGGCTTCACCTACCCGTTCCCCAAGAACGGGCTCCGGAACCGCACGGACGAGGTGGTGTTCGAGACGGTGTACGACCGCGCCAGAACGCAGGTCGGACTGGCCCGCCGCGGGCAGTGCCCGGACTGTGCCGGGACCACGACCGTCACCGTCGACCCTGAATCCATCGACCGGGAGGGCGCGTTCCCGGTCGGCATCTCCTGTGAGACGTGTACCTGGGTCGTCGAATCGGGCTTCTACCTGCCGTTGCTCTCGCACACTCGGGTCGCCGCGGGACTTCTAGAAATCGGGCTCCCCGTCGAGGACGCATATCACTGGAACCTGCCGACCCCGACGACGACAGTCGTGCGGACCGACCCGCTGGAACTCGAACTCCGTGTCGATGGCCCGGAGGGAACCACGACCATCGTCGTCGACGGGACCCTCGCCGTCACGTCGGTCACGACGAGTCGGGACCACGGACCGAGATGA
- a CDS encoding sodium:calcium antiporter — MLVELGLFVGGLALLVLGADQTVRSAGELALYYGISTFFVGVTVISVGTSIPEMTTSIYAALYGAGDLVVGNIVGSETAQITLAIGIVALIAPIEAERRNVAIYGGAMTLSMIIMLLTLEDGLLIRSEGFLMMLAYVFFIHDLYSNEGGEEITEEVIEERAPPAKTLPRIFAGLLMVVVGGHLMVTNGIELGATLGVPTYLLGVLTGLGTTLPEIAVAGIAAKEGDAGISVGSLLGSNITDPVFSLGIGALFADVTVNNVAALRLSGAYMLGVSLVVLALFYWRRGLSRPAGVFCLLLYFPSFVLL, encoded by the coding sequence ATGCTCGTGGAACTCGGGCTGTTCGTCGGCGGGCTTGCGCTCCTCGTTCTCGGCGCGGACCAGACGGTGCGTTCGGCCGGCGAACTCGCGCTCTATTACGGTATCTCGACGTTCTTCGTCGGCGTCACCGTCATCTCGGTCGGCACCTCCATCCCGGAGATGACCACCTCGATCTACGCGGCACTCTACGGGGCTGGCGACCTCGTCGTCGGGAACATCGTCGGCTCCGAGACCGCCCAGATAACCCTCGCCATCGGCATCGTCGCCCTCATCGCTCCCATCGAGGCCGAGCGCCGAAACGTCGCCATCTACGGGGGCGCGATGACGCTCTCGATGATCATCATGCTCCTGACGCTCGAAGACGGGCTGCTCATCCGCTCCGAGGGCTTCCTGATGATGCTCGCGTACGTATTCTTCATCCACGACCTGTACTCGAACGAGGGAGGCGAGGAGATCACCGAGGAGGTCATCGAGGAGCGCGCGCCGCCCGCGAAGACGCTTCCGCGGATTTTCGCGGGCCTGCTGATGGTCGTGGTCGGGGGCCATCTGATGGTGACGAACGGTATCGAACTGGGGGCTACCCTCGGCGTTCCGACCTACCTTCTCGGAGTCCTGACGGGCCTCGGAACGACACTCCCCGAGATCGCGGTCGCCGGCATCGCGGCGAAAGAGGGTGATGCCGGCATCTCGGTCGGGTCGCTCCTCGGCAGCAACATCACCGACCCCGTGTTCTCGCTCGGCATCGGGGCGCTGTTCGCAGACGTGACGGTGAACAACGTCGCCGCACTCCGCCTCTCCGGCGCGTACATGCTCGGCGTCTCACTGGTCGTCCTCGCGCTCTTCTACTGGCGTCGGGGACTCTCCCGGCCAGCGGGCGTGTTCTGTCTCCTGCTGTACTTCCCCTCGTTCGTCCTCCTGTGA
- a CDS encoding class II aldolase/adducin family protein, whose translation MTLEQERDAVVQWAPDLADLTPGRTGNLSVRAEDAFAVTPTGVPYDSFDAEDVPVVDFEGEQLAGNMKPSSEVPMHRYLYRDIDAGAIVHTHSTWATTMSVLHEPLPPVHYMIVSVGHEVPVAEYAPYGSQELAENCVEAMEEADSQACFIENHGLVVTAEDLPTAVENTGHIENLCQVYLQARNVGEPTELTTAELETVEEKFESYGQ comes from the coding sequence ATGACACTCGAACAGGAACGCGACGCCGTCGTCCAGTGGGCCCCCGACCTCGCAGACCTCACCCCGGGTCGAACCGGCAACCTGAGCGTCCGCGCAGAGGACGCGTTCGCGGTGACGCCGACCGGTGTCCCGTACGACAGTTTCGACGCCGAGGACGTACCGGTCGTCGACTTCGAGGGCGAGCAACTCGCCGGGAACATGAAGCCCTCCAGCGAGGTGCCGATGCACCGCTACCTCTACCGCGACATCGACGCGGGTGCCATCGTCCACACCCACTCCACGTGGGCGACGACGATGTCGGTCCTGCACGAACCTCTCCCGCCGGTCCACTACATGATCGTCTCCGTGGGCCACGAGGTGCCGGTGGCGGAGTACGCCCCCTACGGCTCGCAGGAGCTCGCAGAGAACTGTGTCGAGGCCATGGAGGAAGCGGACTCGCAGGCGTGTTTCATCGAGAACCACGGCCTCGTCGTCACGGCCGAGGACCTGCCGACCGCCGTCGAGAACACCGGCCATATCGAGAACCTCTGCCAGGTCTACCTGCAGGCCCGGAACGTCGGTGAACCGACGGAACTGACGACCGCGGAACTGGAGACGGTCGAGGAGAAGTTCGAATCCTACGGCCAGTAG
- a CDS encoding bifunctional oligoribonuclease/PAP phosphatase NrnA: MGRGQDLHELLAGAESLVIVCHDNPDPDSLASAMALHEIASDAGVEEVTVLYAGDISHQQNRAFVNLLELDLEQFSMESLTTGDVIAFVDHSVAGQNNRVPAEVDVDVVVDHHPADNVVADFIDRREGYGATATIFVEYLDELDIDVDTRLATALMFALRRETLEFLRGVSGPDFAAAERLQEGVDMDLLRKLAHPSISEATIDAISDAIDNRIIRGSVLISHAGRTTERDALPQAADYLSDMEGVDTTVIFGLIDDMVEISARSTDSRIHIGDALKAAFGDVGSAGGHRQMAGGQIPLGLFADYADDGGLVDIVETIVTQRLVDELHLSDRNDDTE, from the coding sequence ATGGGCCGAGGTCAAGACCTCCACGAGTTGTTGGCCGGCGCGGAATCGCTCGTCATCGTCTGTCACGACAATCCCGACCCCGACAGCCTCGCGTCCGCGATGGCGCTCCACGAGATCGCCAGCGACGCAGGCGTCGAGGAGGTGACGGTCCTGTACGCGGGCGACATCTCTCACCAGCAGAACCGCGCCTTCGTGAACCTGCTGGAGCTGGATCTTGAACAGTTCTCCATGGAGTCGTTGACCACAGGTGATGTCATCGCCTTCGTCGACCATTCGGTCGCCGGACAGAACAACAGGGTCCCTGCGGAGGTCGACGTCGATGTCGTCGTCGACCATCACCCCGCAGATAACGTCGTCGCGGACTTCATCGACCGACGGGAAGGCTACGGCGCGACCGCGACCATCTTCGTAGAGTACCTCGACGAACTCGATATCGACGTCGATACGCGGCTCGCGACCGCCCTGATGTTCGCATTGCGACGCGAGACCCTGGAGTTCCTCCGGGGCGTCTCCGGACCCGACTTTGCCGCCGCCGAGCGCCTGCAAGAGGGGGTCGACATGGACCTGCTACGCAAGCTCGCCCACCCGTCCATCAGCGAGGCGACCATCGACGCCATCAGTGACGCGATCGACAACCGGATCATCCGGGGCTCGGTCCTCATCTCGCACGCGGGCCGGACCACGGAGCGCGACGCCCTCCCGCAGGCGGCGGACTACCTCTCGGACATGGAGGGCGTCGACACCACGGTCATCTTCGGCCTCATCGACGACATGGTCGAGATAAGCGCCCGGTCGACCGACTCCCGCATCCACATCGGCGACGCGCTCAAGGCCGCCTTCGGCGACGTGGGAAGCGCGGGTGGGCACCGGCAGATGGCCGGCGGACAGATTCCGCTGGGGCTGTTCGCCGACTACGCCGACGACGGCGGCCTCGTCGACATCGTCGAGACCATCGTCACGCAGCGGCTGGTCGACGAGTTGCACCTGAGTGACCGGAACGACGACACCGAGTGA
- a CDS encoding SDR family NAD(P)-dependent oxidoreductase, protein MTLEGKRTIVTGGTSGIGRATVKRFCEAGASVVVASRSEDAGRQVAEELGCEFFETDVREYDQVVALVEYAVETTGGLDVLVNNAGIGSVTSVEEMELEEWDAVIATDLTGVMHGTKAALPHLRESGGCIVNVASIYGLVGGRGAASYSAAKGGVVNFTQQVAIDYARDGIRVNSVCPGFVDTPMTDDLLESERFQSFLQTNTPMNRPAQPEEIAPVIAFLASDDASYVTGANVPVDGGWTAH, encoded by the coding sequence ATGACGCTCGAAGGGAAACGAACCATCGTGACAGGCGGCACCTCCGGCATCGGCCGCGCCACCGTGAAGCGGTTCTGTGAGGCGGGCGCGTCGGTCGTGGTCGCCAGCCGCAGCGAGGACGCTGGCCGGCAGGTCGCCGAGGAACTGGGCTGTGAGTTCTTCGAGACCGACGTGCGGGAGTACGACCAGGTGGTCGCGCTCGTCGAGTACGCCGTCGAGACCACGGGTGGGCTGGACGTCCTGGTGAACAACGCCGGCATCGGGAGCGTCACCTCGGTCGAGGAGATGGAACTCGAGGAGTGGGACGCGGTCATCGCGACCGACCTCACGGGGGTGATGCACGGGACCAAAGCTGCACTGCCACATCTTCGCGAGTCCGGCGGTTGCATCGTCAACGTCGCGTCCATCTACGGGCTGGTCGGCGGGCGCGGCGCGGCCTCGTACTCGGCGGCGAAGGGCGGCGTGGTCAACTTCACCCAGCAGGTTGCCATCGATTACGCCCGCGACGGTATCCGGGTCAACAGCGTCTGCCCTGGATTCGTGGACACTCCGATGACCGACGACCTGCTCGAATCCGAGCGCTTCCAGTCGTTCCTGCAGACGAACACGCCGATGAATCGCCCCGCACAGCCAGAGGAGATCGCTCCCGTCATCGCCTTCCTCGCCTCGGACGACGCCTCGTACGTGACGGGCGCGAACGTCCCGGTCGACGGGGGCTGGACCGCTCACTGA
- a CDS encoding ubiquinol-cytochrome c reductase iron-sulfur subunit: MSGDDCDGCCSDCGDGAGVSAPTIYSDSRAELQRRDFAKVMATVGGLTAVGTLAAPLAGLTQVFERDYTGPIYSDGIYLVDSEGERITEKALGEGEKMTVFPEPRPGIEEAPTLLVRYPESAYGGETKLEFTTGGYAAYSKVCTHAGCMVSKEEGDTLVCPCHFGKFDPKSGAAVVGGPPPRALPQLPITVSSDGYLMATGDFEAPVGAGGE, from the coding sequence ATGAGCGGCGACGACTGCGACGGCTGCTGTTCGGACTGCGGCGACGGCGCTGGCGTCTCGGCACCGACCATCTACTCCGACAGCCGCGCCGAACTCCAGCGCCGTGACTTCGCGAAGGTGATGGCGACCGTCGGCGGCCTGACCGCCGTGGGCACGCTGGCCGCACCACTCGCCGGCCTCACGCAGGTGTTCGAGCGGGACTACACCGGGCCCATCTACTCCGACGGCATCTACCTCGTCGACAGCGAGGGCGAGCGAATCACCGAGAAGGCCCTGGGCGAGGGCGAGAAGATGACCGTCTTCCCGGAACCCCGACCCGGCATCGAGGAGGCACCGACCCTCCTCGTCAGGTATCCAGAGTCCGCCTACGGCGGCGAGACGAAACTGGAGTTCACGACCGGCGGCTACGCGGCCTACTCCAAGGTGTGTACCCACGCTGGCTGCATGGTCTCCAAGGAGGAGGGCGACACCCTCGTCTGTCCGTGTCACTTCGGGAAGTTCGACCCCAAGAGCGGCGCAGCCGTGGTCGGCGGCCCGCCACCGCGGGCGCTGCCACAGCTCCCCATCACGGTGTCGAGCGACGGCTACCTGATGGCGACCGGCGACTTCGAAGCGCCCGTCGGCGCGGGGGGTGAGTGA
- a CDS encoding helix-turn-helix domain-containing protein: MASGIRAEVSIREPSVCRVAAVSSDYAPVETVTRSGHPGDGEVVGEFSIGEALDDEDDLEEVYSTGSDHVYRFTRDCGCGCVCEHVERHGCPVRDLRAEDGVIHLTFYVSDVESLRAVVTDLRDEFDGVAVRRLTRSQPCEDAADLVFVDRQSLTERQREVLETAHEEGYFAHPRDANATQVADCLDITRSTFAEHLAAAQKKLLDDILTH, translated from the coding sequence ATGGCGAGTGGTATCCGCGCGGAGGTATCGATACGCGAACCCTCCGTTTGCAGGGTCGCGGCGGTCTCTTCGGACTACGCGCCGGTCGAGACCGTCACCCGCAGTGGCCACCCGGGCGACGGCGAGGTCGTCGGTGAGTTCTCGATAGGCGAGGCACTCGACGACGAGGACGACCTCGAGGAGGTCTACAGCACGGGGTCGGACCACGTCTACCGGTTCACGCGCGACTGTGGCTGTGGCTGCGTCTGCGAGCACGTCGAACGCCACGGCTGTCCCGTCCGCGACCTTCGGGCCGAAGACGGCGTCATCCACCTCACGTTCTACGTCTCGGACGTGGAATCGCTCCGGGCGGTCGTCACGGACCTCCGCGACGAGTTCGACGGCGTGGCGGTCCGCCGGCTCACGCGGTCACAGCCGTGCGAGGACGCGGCCGACCTCGTCTTCGTCGACCGACAGTCGCTGACCGAGCGCCAGCGCGAGGTGCTGGAGACCGCGCACGAAGAGGGCTACTTCGCACATCCGCGCGACGCCAACGCAACTCAGGTCGCGGACTGCCTCGACATCACGCGCTCGACGTTCGCGGAACACCTCGCCGCCGCACAGAAGAAGTTACTCGACGACATCCTCACCCACTAG
- a CDS encoding DUF3267 domain-containing protein, whose protein sequence is MSALQSLYNVLVTLVLAPGIVSHEFAHVQACRLFGVRVTASRYLNPFAEDAYVDHERVDSFVADLGIAVAPLVVNTLLGAAAFVVFGALAGSSLAYLFGWLGAIFALTAVPSPSDTASLFRTAGNLPRGPRTAAYVVAAPVRALTAIPFASGMYGYLLAVWLFTLVSSPA, encoded by the coding sequence GTGTCCGCCCTGCAGTCCCTCTACAACGTCCTCGTCACACTCGTGCTCGCGCCCGGCATCGTCAGCCACGAGTTCGCCCACGTGCAGGCGTGCCGGCTGTTCGGCGTCCGCGTCACCGCGAGTCGCTACCTCAATCCCTTCGCGGAGGACGCCTACGTCGACCACGAGCGCGTCGACTCGTTCGTCGCCGACCTCGGTATCGCGGTCGCGCCGCTCGTCGTGAACACGCTCCTCGGTGCGGCCGCCTTTGTTGTCTTCGGCGCTCTCGCCGGCTCGAGCCTCGCCTACCTGTTCGGCTGGCTCGGGGCCATCTTCGCCCTGACGGCGGTTCCCAGTCCGAGCGATACCGCCTCGCTCTTCCGAACTGCGGGGAACCTGCCGCGGGGCCCCCGGACGGCCGCGTACGTCGTGGCCGCGCCGGTCCGGGCGCTGACGGCGATTCCGTTCGCCAGCGGGATGTACGGCTACCTGCTCGCAGTCTGGCTGTTCACGCTCGTCTCCTCGCCGGCCTGA
- a CDS encoding M23 family metallopeptidase: MTEKTTASTGQSGRPAPVEALQSTARRVLQWLAGRNMFVVMGGFFLLGFVVQRIGPLAPHDWVFFLIGGILPILLATVSTEADGYDHEISNADRLKFLVSQLRWGFTPWGILTQILQIGGTALAYVRYLGRLPSRTRHVPSTRLTVPFSGEWTTVNGGITKPTSHSWGIVSQRYAYDFVVTDEDGDTHDGEGDELTDYHAFGEPIRAPADGTVVKTKASLRDYPKPGSGWLEWRTWDIAGNHVVIEHQSGEYSLVAHLKQDSVRVDPGDEVTRGQVVGECGNSGFSSEPHLHFQLQDSANFWFAAGLVPRFVGTAVSRDDDRRGEHAVYEQLEEDRDELYLWAGDTVAPADG, encoded by the coding sequence ATGACCGAGAAGACAACGGCCAGCACCGGACAGTCCGGGCGGCCGGCCCCGGTCGAAGCACTCCAGTCGACGGCTCGCCGGGTCCTGCAGTGGCTCGCGGGGCGAAACATGTTCGTCGTCATGGGCGGCTTCTTCCTGTTGGGGTTCGTAGTGCAGCGAATCGGGCCCCTGGCACCGCACGACTGGGTGTTCTTCCTCATCGGCGGTATCCTCCCCATCCTCCTCGCGACGGTCTCGACCGAGGCGGACGGCTACGACCACGAGATTTCGAACGCGGACCGGCTGAAGTTCCTCGTCTCACAGCTTCGCTGGGGGTTCACCCCGTGGGGCATCCTGACCCAGATTCTCCAGATAGGCGGCACCGCGCTTGCCTACGTGCGGTACCTCGGCCGCCTACCGAGTCGCACCAGGCACGTTCCCTCGACCCGGCTGACCGTCCCGTTCTCGGGCGAGTGGACGACCGTCAACGGCGGCATCACCAAGCCGACCTCGCACTCGTGGGGAATCGTCTCCCAGCGCTACGCCTACGACTTCGTCGTCACCGACGAGGACGGAGACACCCACGACGGCGAGGGCGACGAGCTGACCGACTACCACGCCTTCGGCGAGCCGATTCGTGCCCCCGCCGACGGGACCGTGGTGAAGACGAAGGCGTCGCTCCGGGACTACCCGAAGCCGGGGTCGGGGTGGCTCGAATGGCGGACCTGGGACATCGCTGGCAACCACGTCGTCATCGAACACCAAAGCGGGGAGTACAGCCTCGTTGCGCACCTCAAGCAGGATAGCGTCCGCGTCGACCCCGGCGACGAGGTCACCCGGGGCCAGGTCGTCGGCGAGTGCGGGAACTCCGGGTTCTCGAGCGAGCCGCACCTGCACTTCCAGCTCCAGGACAGCGCGAACTTCTGGTTCGCTGCCGGCCTCGTCCCCCGGTTCGTCGGAACCGCCGTGAGCCGCGACGACGACCGCCGGGGCGAGCACGCGGTCTACGAGCAACTCGAAGAAGACCGGGACGAACTGTACCTCTGGGCCGGCGACACGGTCGCGCCCGCCGACGGCTGA
- a CDS encoding cytochrome bc complex cytochrome b subunit, whose translation MSRLDSLRQGATDAPSRAYDWADQRFELDNSRNALGKAFPAEDSFLLGEVALFCFIVLALTGIFLGMFFEPSTSSVTYEGSVEKFQGQELPEAFVSVLQITYDIPYGMFIRRMHHWAAHLFVASIGLHMLRVFFTGAYRNPREANWVVGSGLAVLAMGAAYTGYALPFDEFASTATGIGFNIANSIPVVGGIAAKVMFGGEFPSSATIPRLYFLHVLVIPVLIGVGLALHMAILIRQKHTEAPRDGDVESGRKSVDQDDGDVIIGLPAFPNQVAVSAVVFFLTLATLSVLAGFLPVHNIAEYGPNDPAGTPELIMPDWFFMWLYGFLKLLPTWLSFTIPVVDIHVSTEFLGGVVLPGLVFLAVFAWPFIDYHSQQTHFTSDPLERPWQTATGVAAIVFIMIASIAGMNNILAEVLGTTTSAVNPFLIVALLVAPAASGGIVYRVLSDGRTPSDEGQQEVPSDD comes from the coding sequence ATGTCGCGACTCGACTCCCTCCGGCAAGGCGCGACCGACGCCCCCAGCCGGGCCTACGACTGGGCGGACCAGCGCTTCGAGCTCGACAACAGCCGGAACGCGCTCGGGAAGGCCTTCCCCGCCGAGGACTCGTTCCTGCTCGGCGAGGTCGCGCTGTTCTGCTTCATCGTGCTCGCGCTCACCGGGATTTTCCTCGGGATGTTCTTCGAGCCGAGCACGAGCAGTGTGACCTACGAGGGCAGCGTCGAGAAGTTCCAGGGCCAGGAGCTGCCCGAGGCGTTCGTCAGCGTCCTGCAGATAACCTACGACATCCCCTACGGGATGTTCATCCGGCGGATGCACCACTGGGCGGCCCACCTGTTCGTGGCCTCCATCGGGCTGCACATGCTCCGTGTGTTCTTCACCGGGGCGTACCGGAACCCGAGGGAGGCGAACTGGGTCGTCGGCTCCGGGCTCGCCGTGCTCGCGATGGGCGCGGCCTACACCGGGTACGCGCTCCCGTTCGACGAGTTCGCGAGCACCGCCACCGGTATCGGCTTCAACATCGCGAACTCGATACCGGTGGTCGGTGGCATCGCCGCGAAGGTGATGTTCGGCGGGGAGTTCCCGTCGAGCGCGACCATCCCCAGGTTGTACTTCCTCCACGTCCTCGTCATCCCGGTCCTCATCGGGGTCGGGTTGGCGCTGCACATGGCCATCCTGATACGCCAGAAGCACACCGAGGCACCCCGAGACGGTGACGTGGAGTCGGGACGCAAATCCGTCGACCAGGACGACGGTGACGTCATCATCGGCCTGCCGGCGTTCCCCAACCAGGTCGCCGTCAGCGCCGTGGTGTTCTTCCTGACGCTCGCCACGCTGTCGGTGCTGGCCGGCTTCCTGCCGGTCCACAACATCGCCGAGTACGGCCCGAACGACCCGGCGGGCACTCCGGAGCTCATCATGCCCGACTGGTTCTTCATGTGGCTGTACGGCTTCCTGAAGCTGTTGCCGACGTGGCTGAGCTTCACCATCCCCGTGGTCGACATCCACGTCAGCACCGAGTTCCTCGGCGGCGTGGTGCTCCCGGGACTGGTGTTCCTGGCCGTGTTCGCCTGGCCGTTCATCGACTACCACAGCCAGCAGACCCACTTCACCTCGGACCCGCTGGAGCGACCCTGGCAGACCGCGACCGGCGTCGCCGCCATCGTGTTCATCATGATCGCCTCCATCGCGGGGATGAACAACATCCTCGCAGAGGTGCTCGGAACGACGACCAGCGCCGTCAACCCGTTCCTCATCGTGGCGCTGCTGGTCGCCCCGGCCGCCTCCGGTGGTATCGTCTACCGGGTGCTCTCGGACGGGAGAACGCCCAGCGACGAGGGGCAACAGGAGGTGCCCTCCGATGACTGA
- a CDS encoding Rieske 2Fe-2S domain-containing protein has translation MALTRLTTVDEIPENGSYLFTVRESHGTEQEVILVKQPDCIEAWKNFCQHETDQRLDRGMGAAMRDGEIICPKHGSMFNACSGDCDNGKAEGLSLVPVDISVNRGVVYLTDDDCEYLHDGGIDDGDDGMPGSSSHLQF, from the coding sequence ATGGCCCTCACACGTCTGACCACCGTCGACGAGATACCCGAGAACGGGTCGTACCTGTTCACCGTCCGCGAGTCCCACGGTACCGAACAGGAGGTCATCCTGGTCAAACAACCGGACTGCATCGAGGCGTGGAAGAACTTCTGTCAGCACGAGACGGACCAGCGCCTCGACCGTGGGATGGGCGCGGCGATGCGCGACGGCGAGATAATCTGTCCGAAGCACGGCTCCATGTTCAACGCCTGCTCGGGCGACTGCGACAACGGGAAGGCCGAAGGGCTCTCGCTCGTCCCGGTCGACATCAGCGTCAACCGGGGCGTCGTCTACCTGACCGACGACGACTGCGAGTACCTGCACGACGGCGGCATCGACGACGGCGACGACGGGATGCCCGGGTCGTCGTCGCACCTCCAGTTCTGA
- a CDS encoding HAD family hydrolase produces MSYRYRAVFVDLDDTLYPYEPCNEAGKEAALETARDLGYDFERAEFREYYQAARSEVKRELAGTASAHERFLYFKRLIEIYTGTHKSRHALELGEAYWDTYIQEMELFDGVEETLARFHDEGVKVAVVSNLTTRIQLKKLEHLGLESVIDLVVTSEETGSEKPASVMFTLPLAQLDLRPSEVVMVGDSVEADVEGGNAVGLDTVLFEAGTEAEADLQGRRRPDFRTANFADLTELVL; encoded by the coding sequence ATGAGCTATCGATACCGGGCGGTCTTCGTCGACCTCGACGACACGCTCTACCCGTACGAGCCGTGCAACGAGGCCGGCAAGGAGGCCGCGCTGGAGACGGCCCGGGACCTGGGGTACGACTTCGAGCGCGCGGAGTTCAGGGAGTACTACCAGGCGGCCCGGAGCGAGGTGAAACGCGAACTCGCCGGGACTGCCTCGGCCCACGAGCGCTTCCTCTACTTCAAGCGACTCATCGAGATATACACGGGGACCCACAAGTCCCGCCACGCGCTGGAGCTCGGTGAGGCGTACTGGGACACCTACATCCAGGAGATGGAGCTGTTCGACGGCGTCGAGGAGACGCTGGCGAGATTCCACGACGAGGGCGTCAAGGTCGCCGTCGTGAGCAACCTCACGACCCGAATCCAGCTGAAGAAGCTGGAACACCTCGGCCTCGAGTCCGTCATCGATCTCGTGGTCACCTCCGAGGAGACCGGCTCCGAGAAGCCCGCCTCGGTGATGTTCACGCTCCCGCTGGCCCAGCTCGACCTGCGCCCGAGCGAGGTCGTCATGGTCGGCGACAGCGTCGAGGCCGACGTCGAGGGCGGGAACGCTGTCGGGCTGGACACGGTCCTGTTCGAGGCGGGAACCGAGGCGGAGGCCGATCTACAGGGTCGCCGCCGGCCGGATTTCCGAACTGCTAACTTCGCGGACCTCACAGAGTTGGTATTATGA